The Azospirillum brasilense genome window below encodes:
- a CDS encoding Re/Si-specific NAD(P)(+) transhydrogenase subunit alpha, producing the protein MKIAIPRERRAGENRVAASPETVKKIKALGLDVVVETGAGLGSNLPDRVYQDAGAEIAPDAASALADADIVLKVQRPLLAGEGDLDELALIKRGALLFAILNPYNSRDHVAAYAAAGVNAFAMEFMPRITRAQVMDVLSSQANLAGYKAVVDAASEYGRAYPMMMTAAGTVPPARAFIMGVGVAGLQAIATAKRLGAIVSATDVRPAVKEQVQSLGGSFVAVENDEFKQAETAGGYAKEMSDDYKRQQAALVAEHIKKQDIVITTALIPGRKAPILVTREHVASMKPGSVLIDLAVEQGGNVEGSELGKVVVTDNGVKIVGHANYPSRIAESASLLYAKNLLALLQSLHDKDPEDSKMGRVTLNWDDEIVKAIALTRDGQVVHPAFADAVREVQTV; encoded by the coding sequence ATGAAAATCGCCATACCCAGGGAACGGCGCGCGGGCGAGAATCGCGTCGCGGCGTCTCCGGAAACCGTCAAGAAGATCAAGGCTCTCGGCCTCGACGTCGTGGTCGAGACCGGCGCCGGTCTGGGCTCGAACCTGCCGGACCGGGTCTACCAGGACGCCGGCGCGGAGATCGCGCCGGACGCCGCGTCGGCGCTGGCCGACGCCGACATCGTGCTGAAGGTGCAGCGCCCGCTGCTGGCCGGGGAGGGGGACCTCGACGAGCTGGCGCTGATCAAGCGCGGCGCGCTGCTGTTCGCCATCCTCAACCCCTACAACAGCCGTGACCACGTGGCGGCCTACGCGGCGGCCGGGGTGAACGCCTTCGCCATGGAGTTCATGCCGCGCATCACCCGCGCCCAGGTCATGGACGTGCTGTCCTCGCAGGCCAACCTCGCCGGCTACAAGGCGGTGGTCGACGCCGCCAGCGAGTACGGCCGCGCCTACCCGATGATGATGACCGCGGCGGGCACGGTGCCGCCGGCGCGCGCCTTCATCATGGGCGTCGGCGTCGCCGGTCTGCAGGCCATCGCCACGGCCAAGCGGCTGGGCGCCATCGTCTCGGCGACCGACGTGCGTCCGGCGGTCAAGGAGCAGGTGCAGTCGCTGGGCGGCAGCTTCGTCGCGGTCGAGAACGACGAGTTCAAACAGGCCGAGACGGCGGGCGGCTACGCCAAGGAGATGTCGGACGACTACAAGCGCCAGCAGGCGGCGCTGGTGGCCGAGCACATCAAGAAGCAGGACATCGTCATCACCACCGCGCTGATCCCGGGCCGCAAGGCGCCGATCCTGGTGACGCGCGAGCATGTGGCGTCGATGAAGCCGGGCTCGGTGCTGATCGATCTGGCGGTGGAGCAGGGCGGCAACGTCGAGGGCTCGGAACTGGGCAAGGTGGTCGTCACCGACAACGGGGTGAAGATCGTCGGCCACGCCAACTACCCCAGCCGCATCGCCGAGAGCGCCTCGCTGCTCTACGCCAAGAACCTGCTCGCGCTGCTGCAGTCGCTGCACGACAAGGACCCCGAGGACAGCAAAATGGGTCGCGTCACGCTCAACTGGGACGACGAGATCGTGAAGGCCATCGCGCTCACCCGCGATGGGCAGGTCGTCCATCCCGCCTTCGCGGACGCGGTCCGCGAAGTCCAGACCGTCTGA
- a CDS encoding NAD(P) transhydrogenase subunit alpha yields MEHPDPASQIEAFRHSLLTLTNQTAELQVQVAQMTHAMPIPAPVLDAASHGNFFITGLTVFVLACFVGYYVVWRVTPALHSPLMAVTNAVSSVIIVGALIAAGPAGFGFSKIMGFLAVILASVNIFGGFLVTQRMLSMFKKKGK; encoded by the coding sequence ATGGAACATCCCGATCCCGCGAGCCAGATTGAGGCCTTCCGCCACTCGCTCCTCACACTGACCAACCAGACGGCGGAGCTTCAGGTCCAGGTTGCCCAGATGACCCACGCGATGCCGATCCCGGCGCCCGTCCTGGACGCGGCGAGCCACGGCAACTTCTTCATCACCGGCCTGACGGTGTTCGTGCTGGCCTGCTTCGTCGGCTACTACGTGGTGTGGCGGGTGACGCCGGCGCTGCACTCGCCGCTGATGGCGGTGACCAACGCGGTGTCCTCGGTGATCATCGTCGGCGCCCTGATCGCCGCCGGCCCCGCGGGGTTCGGCTTCTCCAAGATCATGGGCTTCCTCGCCGTCATCCTGGCCAGCGTCAACATCTTCGGCGGCTTCCTGGTCACCCAGCGCATGCTGTCGATGTTCAAGAAGAAGGGCAAGTAA
- a CDS encoding NAD(P)(+) transhydrogenase (Re/Si-specific) subunit beta gives METLSALLYLVASVCFIMALRGLSSPETSRQGNFFGMAGMTIAVLTTLALPIVQSYWMIVLGIAIGGGIGYVIAKKIEMTALPQLVAAFHSLVGLAAVFVALSAFYSPEAYGIGVPGAIAKGSLVEMALGTAIGAITFTGSIVAFAKLQGLVTGKPLVFPFQHHLNAGLGILTILLIVWLVQSNADAPMWLIVAVSLALGLLLILPIGGADMPVVISMLNSYSGWAAAGIGFTLQNNLLIVTGALVGSSGAILSYIMCKGMNRSIFNVILGGFGGDSGASSAAAGGGERGTVKAGSPEDAAYIMKNAQSVIIVPGYGMAVAQAQHALREMADLLKKEGVEVKYAIHPVAGRMPGHMNVLLAEANVPYDEVFELEDINRDFGTADVAFVIGANDVTNPAAKTDPQSPIYGMPILDVEKAKTVFFIKRGMAAGYAGVENELFFRPNTMMLFGDAKKVTEEVVKATE, from the coding sequence ATGGAAACCCTGTCCGCCCTTCTCTATCTGGTCGCCTCGGTCTGCTTCATCATGGCCCTGCGCGGCCTGTCCAGCCCGGAGACCTCCCGCCAGGGCAACTTCTTCGGCATGGCCGGCATGACCATCGCCGTGCTGACCACGCTGGCCCTGCCCATCGTCCAGTCCTACTGGATGATCGTGCTCGGCATCGCCATCGGCGGCGGCATCGGCTACGTCATCGCCAAGAAGATCGAGATGACCGCCCTGCCGCAGCTCGTCGCCGCCTTCCACTCGCTGGTCGGTCTGGCCGCGGTGTTCGTGGCGCTGTCGGCCTTCTACTCGCCCGAGGCCTACGGCATCGGCGTGCCCGGCGCCATCGCCAAGGGCTCGCTGGTCGAGATGGCGCTGGGCACCGCCATCGGCGCGATCACCTTCACCGGCTCGATCGTCGCCTTCGCCAAGCTGCAGGGCCTGGTCACCGGCAAGCCGCTGGTCTTCCCCTTCCAGCACCATCTCAACGCCGGCCTCGGCATCCTCACCATCCTCCTCATCGTCTGGCTGGTGCAGAGCAACGCCGACGCTCCGATGTGGCTGATCGTCGCCGTGTCGCTGGCGCTCGGCCTGCTGCTGATCCTGCCGATCGGCGGCGCCGACATGCCGGTGGTGATCTCGATGCTGAACAGCTACTCCGGCTGGGCGGCGGCGGGCATCGGCTTCACGCTGCAGAACAACCTGCTGATCGTCACAGGCGCGCTGGTCGGCTCGTCGGGCGCCATCCTGTCCTACATCATGTGCAAGGGCATGAACCGCTCGATCTTCAACGTCATCCTGGGCGGCTTCGGCGGCGACAGCGGGGCGTCGTCGGCGGCGGCCGGCGGCGGTGAGCGCGGCACGGTCAAGGCCGGCTCGCCGGAGGACGCGGCCTACATCATGAAGAACGCCCAGTCGGTGATCATCGTCCCCGGCTACGGCATGGCGGTGGCCCAGGCCCAGCACGCGCTGCGCGAGATGGCCGACCTGCTGAAGAAGGAAGGCGTCGAGGTCAAGTACGCCATCCACCCGGTGGCGGGGCGCATGCCCGGGCACATGAACGTGCTGCTGGCCGAGGCCAACGTGCCCTACGACGAGGTGTTCGAGCTGGAGGACATCAACCGCGACTTCGGCACGGCGGACGTGGCCTTCGTGATCGGCGCCAACGACGTGACCAACCCGGCGGCCAAGACCGACCCGCAGTCGCCGATCTACGGCATGCCGATCCTCGACGTGGAGAAGGCCAAGACGGTGTTCTTCATCAAGCGCGGCATGGCCGCCGGCTACGCCGGCGTCGAGAACGAGCTGTTCTTCCGCCCCAACACCATGATGCTGTTCGGTGACGCCAAGAAGGTCACCGAAGAGGTCGTGAAGGCCACCGAGTAA
- a CDS encoding CBS domain-containing protein, producing MKAADIMTRQVVTIGPDATVTEAAKRMLENRISGLPVCDSNGRLLGVISEGDLLRRTETGTVRRASWWLAMFAGAPNQAADYTKSHGRHVRDAMTESLISVTEETPLDEVVRLMEGNRIKRVPVLNNGTLVGIVSRANLLHVLASIAPDVSPAAADDRVVRDRLLETLRAQPWAPEISENIVVRNGVVHLWGSVRTEAQLDAIRVAAENTPGVTRVENHLIIVDHVAEGAVGF from the coding sequence ATGAAAGCTGCGGACATCATGACCCGTCAGGTGGTCACCATCGGTCCCGACGCCACGGTGACCGAAGCCGCGAAGCGCATGCTGGAGAACCGGATCAGCGGCCTGCCCGTCTGCGATTCGAATGGGCGCCTGCTCGGCGTCATCAGCGAGGGCGACCTGCTGCGCCGGACGGAAACCGGCACGGTGCGGCGGGCGTCCTGGTGGCTCGCCATGTTCGCGGGCGCGCCGAATCAGGCCGCCGACTACACCAAGTCCCATGGCCGCCACGTCCGCGACGCGATGACGGAGTCGCTGATCTCCGTCACCGAGGAGACCCCGCTCGACGAGGTGGTCCGCCTGATGGAGGGCAACCGGATCAAGCGCGTTCCGGTGCTGAACAACGGCACGCTGGTCGGCATCGTCAGCCGCGCCAACCTGCTGCACGTCCTGGCCAGCATCGCGCCGGACGTCTCCCCCGCCGCCGCGGACGACCGCGTCGTGCGCGACCGGCTTCTGGAAACCCTGCGGGCGCAGCCCTGGGCGCCCGAGATCAGCGAAAACATCGTGGTGCGCAACGGCGTCGTGCATCTTTGGGGCAGCGTCCGCACCGAGGCGCAGCTTGACGCCATTCGCGTCGCCGCGGAGAACACCCCCGGCGTCACCCGCGTGGAAAATCACCTGATCATCGTGGATCATGTCGCCGAAGGCGCTGTCGGCTTCTGA
- a CDS encoding GntR family transcriptional regulator: MQTMSFSVAPLDQGMSFKAKAYQSLRQAITQMDIYGGPSEIRLDERQLCEALGVSRTPVREAMALLEQEGFIRSMPRRGIFVVRKTKAEIIEMITVCAALEGMAARLFVERADERGMADLHETFDRFAEGELADHVLEYSDANVAFHQSIIQASGCTLIADLTDRFFIHMRAIRRVTMRRGGRAETSIVEHRDIIDALTRRDADLAERRVREHTLGLARHVEQHCDFLD, from the coding sequence ATGCAGACGATGAGTTTCTCGGTCGCCCCGCTGGACCAGGGGATGAGCTTCAAGGCCAAGGCCTACCAGTCGCTGCGCCAGGCCATCACCCAGATGGACATCTACGGCGGGCCGAGCGAGATCCGCCTCGACGAGCGCCAGCTCTGCGAGGCGCTGGGCGTCAGCCGCACCCCGGTGCGCGAGGCCATGGCGCTGCTTGAGCAGGAGGGCTTCATCCGCTCCATGCCCCGGCGCGGCATCTTCGTCGTGCGCAAGACCAAGGCGGAGATCATCGAGATGATCACCGTCTGCGCCGCGCTCGAAGGCATGGCCGCCCGCCTCTTCGTCGAACGCGCCGACGAGCGCGGCATGGCCGACCTGCACGAGACCTTCGACCGCTTCGCCGAAGGCGAGCTGGCCGACCACGTGCTGGAGTATTCCGACGCCAACGTCGCCTTTCACCAGTCGATCATCCAGGCCTCGGGCTGCACGCTCATCGCCGACCTGACCGACCGCTTCTTCATCCACATGCGGGCCATCCGCCGCGTCACCATGCGCCGCGGCGGCCGGGCCGAGACGTCCATCGTCGAGCACCGCGACATCATCGACGCCCTGACCCGGCGCGACGCCGACCTGGCCGAGCGGCGGGTGCGCGAGCACACGCTGGGGCTGGCCCGCCATGTCGAACAGCACTGCGATTTTCTCGATTGA